Proteins from a single region of Phoenix dactylifera cultivar Barhee BC4 unplaced genomic scaffold, palm_55x_up_171113_PBpolish2nd_filt_p 000774F, whole genome shotgun sequence:
- the LOC120107141 gene encoding uncharacterized protein LOC120107141, which yields MAASGGGGGIRPELGGRIAPRECESCRSVPGIPFCRVEWSFLCTGCAALVHGHNWIVAVPPNPNPNPNSNAYPCPYANPHHVVQLWSDEEAPSAGDPDDGANGAAGSSYGGGKRRRRSAGFAATGGPVASVMRRKEKRKSRKFEKTVSYETRKVYLDLRPRVDGKFTRPDSGGDEARPDSGKEARADTSEAGGKARC from the coding sequence ATGGCGgccagcggcggcggcggcggaatcCGGCCGGAGCTCGGCGGCCGGATTGCCCCGAGGGAGTGCGAGTCCTGCCGATCTGTCCCCGGCATCCCCTTCTGCCGCGTCGAGTGGTCCTTCCTCTGCACCGGCTGCGCCGCCCTCGTCCACGGCCACAACTGGATCGTTGCCGTCCCCCCAAACCCCAACCCTAACCCCAATTCCAACGCCTATCCCTGCCCGTACGCCAACCCTCACCACGTCGTGCAGCTGTGGTCCGATGAGGAGGCCCCCTCCGCCGGTGATCCTGATGACGGCGCCAACGGGGCGGCCGGCTCCAGCTACGGCGGGGGAAAGCGGAGGCGGCGGTCGGCCGGCTTTGCGGCGACCGGTGGGCCGGTGGCGAGCGTGATGAGGCGCAAGGAGAAGCGGAAGAGCCGCAAGTTCGAGAAGACGGTCAGCTACGAGACCCGGAAGGTGTATTTGGACCTGAGGCCCCGAGTCGACGGGAAGTTCACCAGGCCGGACTCCGGTGGCGACGAGGCGAGGCCGGACTCCGGCAAGGAGGCGAGGGCCGATACCAGTGAAGCCGGGGGAAAGGCCAGATGCTAA
- the LOC120107145 gene encoding tubulin alpha-1 chain-like has product MREIISIHIGQAGIQVGNSCWELYCLEHGIQPDGMMPSDTSVGIAHDAFNTFFSETGAGKHVPRAIFVDLEPTVIDEIRAGAYRQLFHPEQLISGKEDAANNFARGHYTVGKEIVDLCLDRVRKLADNCTGLQGFLVFSAVGGGTGSGLGSLLLERLSVDYGKKSKLGFTIYPSPQVSTAVVEPYNSVLSTHSLLEHTDVAVLLDNEAIYDICRRSLDIERPTYTNLNRLISQIISSLTTSLRFDGAINVDITEFQTNLVPYPRIHFMLSSYAPVISAEKAYHEQLSVPEITNAVFEPSSMMAKCDPRHGKYMACCLMYRGDVVPKDVNAAVATIKTKRTIQFVDWCPTGFKCGINYQPPTVVPGGDLAKVQRAVCMISNNTAVAEVFSRIDHKFDLMYAKRAFVHWYVGEGMEEGEFSEAREDLAALEKDYEEVGAEGADDDLDDGEDY; this is encoded by the exons ATGAGGGAGATTATAAGCATCCATATAGGGCAGGCGGGGATTCAGGTGGGGAATTCTTGCTGGGAGCTCTACTGTCTCGAGCATGGCATCCAGCCAGATGGCATGATGCCCAG TGATACTTCGGTAGGCATTGCACATGATGCCTTCAATACCTTCTTCAGCGAGACTGGTGCCGGCAAGCATGTGCCTAGGGCCATATTTGTGGATCTGGAGCCCACCGTGATCGATGAAATTAGAGCTGGGGCTTATCGCCAACTCTTCCATCCAGAGCAGCTCATTTCTGGGAAGGAGGATGCTGCTAATAACTTTGCTCGAGGACACTACACAG TGGGGAAGGAAATTGTAGATCTCTGCCTCGATCGTGTCAGGAAATTGGCAGACAACTGCACTGGCTTGCAAGGTTTTCTAGTTTTCAGCGCTGTTGGTGGTGGCACTGGGTCTGGCTTGGGTTCCTTGTTGTTGGAACGTTTGTCTGTAGATTATGGGAAGAAGTCGAAGCTTGGCTTCACCATCTATCCTTCCCCACAG GTTTCTACAGCAGTCGTCGAGCCATATAACAGTGTTCTTTCTACTCATTCCTTGCTCGAACACACAGATGTTGCAGTTCTTTTGGACAATGAAGCGATTTATGATATCTGCCGCAGGTCCCTGGATATTGAAAGGCCAACTTACACCAACTTGAACCGTTTGATATCGCAGATCATATCCTCCTTGACAACTTCTCTGAGGTTTGATGGAGCCATTAACGTTGATATAACTGAGTTCCAGACCAATCTCGTACCCTATCCCCGGATCCATTTCATGCTCTCCTCATATGCCCCTGTTATCTCTGCTGAGAAAGCATACCATGAGCAGCTTTCAGTGCCTGAAATCACAAATGCGGTGTTTGAACCTTCAAGCATGATGGCAAAGTGTGACCCAAGGCATGGAAAGTACATGGCCTGTTGTTTGATGTACCGTGGAGATGTCGTACCCAAGGACGTCAATGCTGCTGTAGCAACAATTAAAACCAAGAGAACCATCCAATTTGTCGACTG GTGCCCGACTGGTTTCAAGTGTGGAATCAACTATCAGCCGCCCACGGTGGTCCCGGGCGGCGATTTGGCCAAGGTGCAGCGGGCTgtttgcatgatcagcaacaaCACCGCGGTGGCAGAGGTGTTTTCGCGAATTGACCACAAATTTGATCTCATGTATGCCAAGCGTGCATTTGTTCACTGGTATGTTGGAGAAGGGATGGAAGAAGGGGAGTTTTCTGAAGCCCGAGAGGATTTGGCTGCCCTTGAGAAGGACTACGAGGAAGTTGGGGCAGAGGGTGCAGATGATGATTTGGACGACGGAGAAGATTATTGA
- the LOC103717663 gene encoding ethylene-responsive transcription factor ERN1-like — MEPLFQQQRQHQVPVSKPTKFKGRSESSSSSTKFIGVRQRPSGRWVAEIKDTTQKIRMWLGTFETAEEAARAYDEAACLLRGSNTRTNFTTHVPSDSPLATRIRNLLDHKKLGKAGSHPRPTKHSPSYSTAVPTASLSTSTSSCTITAESSGSTGASALGHDKKQVKQIADEVYRPYFSNGAEELELGSSPSDNSWAFESGFDHLPPFDGFELPNGSSELSEFDRMKVERQISASLYAMNGVQEYLETVHDPSDSLWDLPPICHLSCRT; from the coding sequence ATGGAGCCCCTATTCCAGCAACAAAGGCAGCATCAAGTCCCAGTCTCCAAGCCCACCAAGTTCAAGGGCAGGAGCgagagcagcagcagcagcacaaaATTCATCGGCGTCAGGCAAAGGCCCTCAGGGAGATGGGTGGCAGAGATCAAGGACACCACACAGAAGATTAGGATGTGGCTGGGGACCTTCGAGaccgccgaggaggcggcccgAGCGTACGATGAGGCCGCCTGCCTCCTCCGAGGGTCCAACACCCGCACCAACTTCACCACCCACGTCCCCTCCGACTCCCCGCTGGCCACGAGGATTCGCAACCTCCTCGACCACAAGAAGCTCGGAAAAGCTGGATCTCATCCTCGACCCACCAAGCATTCTCCAAGCTATTCTACTGCTGTACCTACTGCTAGTCTCAGTACCAGCACTAGTTCATGCACCATCACTGCCGAAAGCAGCGGCAGCACCGGTGCTTCCGCTCTTGGCCATGATAAGAAACAAGTAAAACAAATAGCTGATGAAGTCTATAGGCCATACTTCAGCAACGGTGCAGAAGAGCTTGAATTGGGCTCTTCACCATCGGATAATTCATGGGCGTTCGAATCTGGATTCGACCACCTCCCTCCGTTCGATGGATTTGAGTTGCCCAATGGAAGCTCGGAGCTGTCAGAGTTTGATAGGATGAAGGTGGAGAGGCAGATATCGGCATCACTCTATGCAATGAATGGAGTTCAGGAGTACTTGGAGACAGTGCATGATCCCTCTGATTCTTTATGGGACCTTCCCCCTATATGTCACTTGAGTTGCAGGACTTGA